From a region of the Molothrus ater isolate BHLD 08-10-18 breed brown headed cowbird chromosome 15, BPBGC_Mater_1.1, whole genome shotgun sequence genome:
- the ARHGEF37 gene encoding rho guanine nucleotide exchange factor 37: MASAEPGAEDAAEAEEAVYEEMPCDRMELSQRLAVEELLSTEASYVHNMQLCVSDIRAHLQDKQLPELDLEGLFSNTDDILHVSRRFLKGLEATAGPGQEQLLCISTLFQEFKEEMEAVYKIYCASYDHALQLVESYRRDPRLQEEILDTLNATVPHTGASDLSFFLVMPVQRVTKYPLLLGKILENTPSSASAHSALEAAARAMAQVNANINEYKRRREVATKYTKAEHLTLRARLARLNTHSIAKKTTRLSRLLLHEAGIVAKTEDKEYDDLEEKFQCVASSVATLKENMASYLGHLEAFLQPSPHQRDLQMEQGPAQQHRRLSQLLQSTVFPEFKQRVGRLVWQPLCSLSDMLEGPQQLVKKRLDKLLDYEEIQERKSEMGTVSYDEEAAMNTYLAINDLLVAELPQFNQVAVQLLGQILRSFSALQLDLAAQVLHHAEKELEQLPHGHMALPSFWKVVEDSLQQSGAQLRAFCQAFETVTPSPGTQPLTPAEERKVLSLVSKHGPDKLYQVTSNISGSRELDLTLLRGQIVALLQSADTKGNTSRWLVDAGGPRGFVPAAKLRPYSPVQVQQPLMQLLGLDGDTERRRHSYASPEAPRPQVATFTPTFQVVAGFSFAARSPQELSLQAGQPVLLLEPHDKKGSTEWSLVEVNGQRGYVPSSYLVTVPVQEPAGWSLPV; the protein is encoded by the exons CTGCCCGAGCTGGACCTGGAAGGACTCTTCTCTAACACTGATGACATCCTCCATGTCTCCAGGCGCTTTCTGAAGGGGCTGGAGGCCACGGCCGGcccggggcaggagcagctgctctgcatca gcacGCTGTTCCAGGAGTTCAAGGAAGAGATGGAGGCTGTCTACAAGATCTACTGTGCCAGCTACGACCATGCCCTGCAGCTGGTGGAGAGCTACCGCAGGGACCCCCGGCTGCAGGAGGAGATCCTGGACACCCTCAATGCCACCGT GCCTCACACGGGCGCCTCAGACCTCAGCTTCTTCCTGGTGATGCCCGTGCAGAGGGTCACCAAGtaccctctgctgctggggaagatCCTGGAGAACACCCCgagcagtgccagtgcccaCTCAGCCCTGGAGGCAGCGGCTCGTGCCATGGCCCAGGTCAATGCCAACATCAACGAGTACAAACGGCGCCGGGAAGTGG CAACCAAATACACCAAGGCCGAGCACCTGACGCTGCGGGCGCGCCTGGCGCGCCTCAACACGCACTCCATCGCCAAGAAAACCACGCGCCTCAGCCGGCTCCTCCTGCACGAGGCTGGCATCGTGGCCAAG ACTGAGGACAAGGAATATGATGACCTGGAAGAGAAGTTCCAGTGTGTGGCATCCAGTGTGGCCACGCTGAAGGAGAACATGGCATCCTACCTGGGCCACCTGGAG GCgttcctgcagcccagcccgcACCAGCGTGACCTGCAGATGGAGCAggggccagcccagcagcaccgcCGCCTCtcgcagctcctgcagagcaccGTGTTCCCCGAGTTT AAGCAGCGTGTGGGCAGGCTGGTGtggcagcccctctgcagcctctcagaCATGCTGGAGGGGCCCCAGCAGCTGGTCAAGAAGCGCCTGGACAAGCTGCTGGACTACGAGGAGATCCAGGAGAGGAAGAGTGAGATGGGCACCGTGAGCTATGATGAGGAGGCTGCCATGAACACCTACCTGGCCATCAATGACCTGCTGGTGGCCGAGCTGCCCCAGTTCAACCaggtggctgtgcagctcctggggcagatCCTGCGCTCCTTCAGCGCCCTGCAGCTGGACTTGGCTGCCCAGGTCCTGCACCACGCAgaaaaggagctggagcag CTGCCCCATGGGCACATGGCCCTGCCCAGCTTCTGGAAGGTGGTGGAGGACAGCCTGCAGCAGTCGGGTGCCCAGCTCCGTGCCTTCTGCCAGGCCTTTGAGACTgtcacacccagccctggcacacag CCCCTGACCCCTGCTGAGGAGAGGAAGGTCCTTTCCCTTGTGAGCAAGCACGGCCCAGACAAGCTCTACCAAGTGACCAGCAACATcagtggcagcagagagctggacCTGACCCTGCTGAGGGGACAGATcgtggctctgctgcagagcgCCGACACCAAGGGCAACACCAGCAGGTGGCTGGTGGATGCTGGAG GTCCCCGAGGGTTTGTTCCTGCTGCAAAGCTCCGGCCCTACAGCCCAGTGCAGGTGCAGCAGCCTctgatgcagctgctgggcctggACGGTGACACAGAGAGAAGGAGACATTCCTATGCCTCCCCTGAAGCTCCCAGGCCACAGGTGGCCACCTTCACCCCAACATTCCAG GTGGTGGCCGGCTTCTCCTTCGCAGCGCGGAGCCCgcaggagctgagcctgcaggCGGGGCAgcccgtgctgctgctggagccccacGACAAGAAGGGCAGCACGGAGTGGAGCCTGGTGGAGGTGAACGGCCAGAGGGGCTACGTGCCCTCCAGCTACCTGGTGACCGTGCCCGTGCAGGAGCCGGCGGGCTGGAGCCTGCCCGTGTGA